A genomic stretch from Apteryx mantelli isolate bAptMan1 chromosome 28, bAptMan1.hap1, whole genome shotgun sequence includes:
- the RETREG3 gene encoding reticulophagy regulator 3 isoform X1, giving the protein MAAAAARPGGPGERQRRVQALSAALRGRLGPYEPLLSAAQAALVWERPGRSALCWAAAHGLFGFFALTSLRLVFLVAFTLTVVVCLDQWKNKIWPEIGVARPDELDNESWGYVHPRLLGVPELCHHLAEGWVAGTNFLRNLFIFKRQNPGKFCLLVCGVFTFLAVLGRYIPGLLLSYFLLLFILLWPLAVYHRLGQRMFMKLEPALQRLDFGVRGYMMSKQREKQLRQRGLNQEATDDGSDSEEELAAFCPKLDDSVVAKELTISDSEHSDAEVSYTENGMFNLSRGQTPLTEGSEDLDGHSDPEESFARDLPDFPSINPEATGIDDEDDTSIGIPSLAYRPQVTEDLHLPYDQEESGALPSVQNLTNNIAGFVTRGMIQLALSGASQPGSSRSDNLQRGAKTFLRTASSDLDTDAEGDDFELLDQSELNQLDPAGSRGQ; this is encoded by the exons atggcggcggcggcggcgcggcccggcggccccggcgagcggcagcggcgggtgcaGGCGCtgagcgcggcgctgcgcggccgcctGGGGCCCTATGAGCCGCTGCTGAGCGCGGCGCAGGCCGCGCTGGTGTGGGAGCGGCCGGGCCGCAGCGCGCTGTGCTGGGCGGCGGCGCACGGCCTCTtcgg GTTTTTTGCTCTCACTTCCCTGCGGCTGGTGTTCCTGGTTGCGTTCACCCTCACAGTAGTAGTTTGCCTAGATCAGTGGAAGAACAAAATCTGGCCTGAAATTGGAG TGGCAAGACCTGACGAATTAGACAATGAGAG CTGGGGATATGTTCACCCTCGGCTGCTTGGAGTGCCAGAACTGTGTCACCATTTGGCTGAAGGATGGGTGGCTGGGACCAACTTCTTAAGAAATCTCTTTATTTTCAAGAGGCAAAACCCTGGCAAG TTTTGCCTTTTAGTATGTGGAGTCTTTACTTTCTTGGCTGTTCTGGGCCGGTACATCCCTGGACTCTTGCTCTCATACTTTCTGT TGCTCTTCATCCTGCTGTGGCCCCTTGCTGTGTACCACAGACTGGGGCAGCGCATGTTCATGAAGCTGGAGCCAGCTCTGCAGCGGCTGGATTTCGGTGTTCGAGGCTACATGATGTCAAAGCAGCGGGAAAAGCAAT TGCGTCAGAGAGGCCTTAATCAGGAGGCTACAGATGATGGGAGTGACAGCGAAGAGGAGCTTGCTGCATTCTGTCCCAAG CTGGATGACTCTGTGGTTGCCAAGGAACTAACCATCTCTGACTCGGAGCACTCAGATGCTGAGGTTTCCTACACTGAAAACGGGATGTTTAACCTTTCAAGAGGCCAGACTCCACTGACAGAGGGATCCGAAG aTCTGGATGGTCACAGTGACCCAGAAGAATCTTTTGCCAGGGATCTCCCTGACTTCCCTTCCATAAACCCAGAAGCAACTGGCATAGATGATGAAGATGACACCAGCATTGGGATTCCAAGTCTTGCCTACCGCCCACAAGTAACAGAAGATCTGCATCTCCCTTATGACCAGGAAGAATCTGGTGCACTGCCATCTGTACAGAATCTCACTAATAACATCGCTGGATTTGTCACCAGAGGGATGATACAGCTTGCGCTATCAGGAGCCTCTCAGCCAGGCTCTTCACGCAGTGACAATCTCCAGAGAGGTGCAAAGACCTTTCTCAGAACGGCCAGCTCAGATTTGGACACTGATGCAGAAGGGGATGACTTTGAACTGCTGGATCAGTCTGAGCTGAACCAACTGGATCCTGCGGGCTCACGGGGCCAATAA
- the RETREG3 gene encoding reticulophagy regulator 3 isoform X2 has protein sequence MISRGITAVAPRRPALPGSAPLRSPRRAAPAPRYPAAVSRPAPNGTEFFALTSLRLVFLVAFTLTVVVCLDQWKNKIWPEIGVARPDELDNESWGYVHPRLLGVPELCHHLAEGWVAGTNFLRNLFIFKRQNPGKFCLLVCGVFTFLAVLGRYIPGLLLSYFLLLFILLWPLAVYHRLGQRMFMKLEPALQRLDFGVRGYMMSKQREKQLRQRGLNQEATDDGSDSEEELAAFCPKLDDSVVAKELTISDSEHSDAEVSYTENGMFNLSRGQTPLTEGSEDLDGHSDPEESFARDLPDFPSINPEATGIDDEDDTSIGIPSLAYRPQVTEDLHLPYDQEESGALPSVQNLTNNIAGFVTRGMIQLALSGASQPGSSRSDNLQRGAKTFLRTASSDLDTDAEGDDFELLDQSELNQLDPAGSRGQ, from the exons ATGATCTCCCGCGGCATCACGGCCgttgccccgcgccgccccgcgcttcccggctccgctccgctccgatctccgcgccgcgccgcaccggctCCCCGCTACCCCGCCGCTGTCTCCCGCCCGGCGCCAAACGGCACTGA GTTTTTTGCTCTCACTTCCCTGCGGCTGGTGTTCCTGGTTGCGTTCACCCTCACAGTAGTAGTTTGCCTAGATCAGTGGAAGAACAAAATCTGGCCTGAAATTGGAG TGGCAAGACCTGACGAATTAGACAATGAGAG CTGGGGATATGTTCACCCTCGGCTGCTTGGAGTGCCAGAACTGTGTCACCATTTGGCTGAAGGATGGGTGGCTGGGACCAACTTCTTAAGAAATCTCTTTATTTTCAAGAGGCAAAACCCTGGCAAG TTTTGCCTTTTAGTATGTGGAGTCTTTACTTTCTTGGCTGTTCTGGGCCGGTACATCCCTGGACTCTTGCTCTCATACTTTCTGT TGCTCTTCATCCTGCTGTGGCCCCTTGCTGTGTACCACAGACTGGGGCAGCGCATGTTCATGAAGCTGGAGCCAGCTCTGCAGCGGCTGGATTTCGGTGTTCGAGGCTACATGATGTCAAAGCAGCGGGAAAAGCAAT TGCGTCAGAGAGGCCTTAATCAGGAGGCTACAGATGATGGGAGTGACAGCGAAGAGGAGCTTGCTGCATTCTGTCCCAAG CTGGATGACTCTGTGGTTGCCAAGGAACTAACCATCTCTGACTCGGAGCACTCAGATGCTGAGGTTTCCTACACTGAAAACGGGATGTTTAACCTTTCAAGAGGCCAGACTCCACTGACAGAGGGATCCGAAG aTCTGGATGGTCACAGTGACCCAGAAGAATCTTTTGCCAGGGATCTCCCTGACTTCCCTTCCATAAACCCAGAAGCAACTGGCATAGATGATGAAGATGACACCAGCATTGGGATTCCAAGTCTTGCCTACCGCCCACAAGTAACAGAAGATCTGCATCTCCCTTATGACCAGGAAGAATCTGGTGCACTGCCATCTGTACAGAATCTCACTAATAACATCGCTGGATTTGTCACCAGAGGGATGATACAGCTTGCGCTATCAGGAGCCTCTCAGCCAGGCTCTTCACGCAGTGACAATCTCCAGAGAGGTGCAAAGACCTTTCTCAGAACGGCCAGCTCAGATTTGGACACTGATGCAGAAGGGGATGACTTTGAACTGCTGGATCAGTCTGAGCTGAACCAACTGGATCCTGCGGGCTCACGGGGCCAATAA
- the PSMC3IP gene encoding homologous-pairing protein 2 homolog isoform X1 — translation MSKGREGAAAGAAAAVLLRYLQEQNRPYSAQDAFGNLQREHGLGKAAVAKALEQLAQQGRIREKAYGKQKIYFADQEQLPAASDAELRGLDGNIAALSTEVQALQQSCRRMEAELKDLNGSMTTPEMAREVEELKKDCASYTEKLERIKSATNHVTPEEKEKVCSEQKLYCKEWRRRKRMATELLDAILEGYPKSKKQFFEEVGIETDEDHNVTLPAAV, via the exons ATGAGCAAAGGCCGcgagggcgccgcggcgggcg CGGCCGCCGCCGTCCTGCTGCGGTACCTGCAGGAGCAGAACCGGCCCTACAGCGCCCAGGACGCCTTCGGGAACCTGCAGCGGGAGCACGGGCTGGGCAAGGCg GCGGTGGCCAAGGCGCTGGAGCAGCTGGCGCAGCAGGGCCGCATCCGCGAGAAGGCCTACGGCAAGCAGAAGATCTACTTCGCCGACCAG GAGCAGCTGCCGGCCGCCAGCGACGCGGAGCTGCGCGGCCTGGACGGAAACATCGCCGCGCTCTCCACCGAGGTGCAGgcgctgcagcagagctgccggcGCATGGAGGCGG AGCTGAAGGACCTGAACGGCTCCATGACGACCCCTGAGATGGCCAGGGAGGTCGAGGAGCTGAAGAAGGACTGTGCAAGTTACACAGAGAAACTGGAGAGGATTAAATCTGCCACCAACCACGTCACTcctgaggagaaagagaag gtTTGCAGCgagcagaagctgtactgcaagGAGTGGCGGAGGAGGAAGCGAATG GCAACTGAGCTGCTCGATGCCATCCTGGAAGGATACCCCAAAAGCAAGAAGCAGTTCTTT GAGGAAGTTGGAATAGAAACCGATGAGGACCATAATGTCACGCTGCCGGCAGCTGTGTGA
- the PSMC3IP gene encoding homologous-pairing protein 2 homolog isoform X2 has translation MSKGREGAAAGAAAAVLLRYLQEQNRPYSAQDAFGNLQREHGLGKAAVAKALEQLAQQGRIREKAYGKQKIYFADQEQLPAASDAELRGLDGNIAALSTEVQALQQSCRRMEAELKDLNGSMTTPEMAREVEELKKDCASYTEKLERIKSATNHVTPEEKEKATELLDAILEGYPKSKKQFFEEVGIETDEDHNVTLPAAV, from the exons ATGAGCAAAGGCCGcgagggcgccgcggcgggcg CGGCCGCCGCCGTCCTGCTGCGGTACCTGCAGGAGCAGAACCGGCCCTACAGCGCCCAGGACGCCTTCGGGAACCTGCAGCGGGAGCACGGGCTGGGCAAGGCg GCGGTGGCCAAGGCGCTGGAGCAGCTGGCGCAGCAGGGCCGCATCCGCGAGAAGGCCTACGGCAAGCAGAAGATCTACTTCGCCGACCAG GAGCAGCTGCCGGCCGCCAGCGACGCGGAGCTGCGCGGCCTGGACGGAAACATCGCCGCGCTCTCCACCGAGGTGCAGgcgctgcagcagagctgccggcGCATGGAGGCGG AGCTGAAGGACCTGAACGGCTCCATGACGACCCCTGAGATGGCCAGGGAGGTCGAGGAGCTGAAGAAGGACTGTGCAAGTTACACAGAGAAACTGGAGAGGATTAAATCTGCCACCAACCACGTCACTcctgaggagaaagagaag GCAACTGAGCTGCTCGATGCCATCCTGGAAGGATACCCCAAAAGCAAGAAGCAGTTCTTT GAGGAAGTTGGAATAGAAACCGATGAGGACCATAATGTCACGCTGCCGGCAGCTGTGTGA